The Glycine soja cultivar W05 chromosome 8, ASM419377v2, whole genome shotgun sequence genome has a window encoding:
- the LOC114423270 gene encoding sucrose transport protein SUC3-like isoform X2 — translation MYFKVWQKTAVHSGRISYDMSGCDTHEHCRTFKGTRTRAALVFILGFWMLDLANNTVQGPARALLADLSGPDQRNVANAIFCSWMAVGNILGYSSGASGKWNKWFPFLTTRACCEACGNLKAAFLVAVVFLTLCTLVTLYFADEVPLTTASQHHHLSDSSPLLDEQQQNGVDFSKLKPLSVMDESNSKRTENHIEKDTELKHGNFKAGEDHAENVMDGPGAVLVNLLTSLRHLPPAMHSVLVVMALTWLSWFPFFLFDTDWMGREVYHGDPKGDTSEVDLYDQGVREGAFGLLLNSVVLGISSFFIEPMCKWMGAKLVWALSNFIVFVCMAGTAIISLISVRDYSGGIEHIIGANEGIKMASLVVFVLLGFPLAITYSVPFAVTAELTADSGGGQGLAIGVLNLAIVVPQMIISLGSGPWDALFGGGNIPAFVLASVCALAGAVIATLKLPDLSSSSFQSTGFHIG, via the exons ATGTACTTCAAGGTTTGGCAGAAGACGGCCGTTCATTCTGGCAGGATCTCTTATGATATGTCTGGCT GTGATACACATGAGCATTGCAG AACATTTAAAGGGACCCGAACAAGGGCTGCTCTTGTATTTATTCTTGGGTTCTGGATGCTGGACCTTGCTAACAACACAGTGCAG GGGCCAGCTCGAGCACTTTTGGCTGATCTGTCTG GTCCTGATCAACGCAATGTTGCAAATGCTATATTTTGCTCGTGGATGGCAGTTGGGAACATCCTAGGATATTCTTCAGGTGCTAGTGGAAAGTGGAACAA ATGGTTTCCTTTCTTGACAACTAGAGCTTGCTGTGAAGCCTGTGGCAATCTTAAAGCAGCATTTCTTGTGGCTGTG GTGTTTCTGACATTATGCACACTTGTCACCCTATATTTTGCTGATGAGGTTCCACTTACTACTGCAAGTCAACATCATCACTTGTCAGATTCTTCTCCTTTACTGgatgaacaacaacaaaatggtgttgatttttcaaaattaaagccTTTATCTGTTATGGATGAATCCAATAGTAAGAGAACTGAGAATCACATTGAGAAAGATACAGAGCTGAAGCATGGGAATTTCAAAGCTGGGGAAGATCATGCTGAAAATGTAATGGATGGGCCTGGAGCGGTATTGGTAAACTTGTTGACAAGTTTAAGGCATTTGCCACCTGCCATGCATTCAGTCCTGGTTGTAATGGCTCTCACTTGG TTGTCTTGGTTTCCCTTCTTTCTGTTTGATACGGATTGGATGGGGAGAGAAGTTTATCATGGTGATCCAAAAGGGGACACTTCTGAAGTAGATCTTTATGATCAAGGAGTTAGAGAAGGTGCATTTGGTTTGCTATTGAATTCT GTTGTCCTTGGAATTAGCTCTTTCTTCATTGAACCAATGTGTAAGTGGATGGGTGCAAAATTAGTATGGGCACTGAGCAATTTTATCGTCTTTGTTTGCATGGCTGGCACTGCTATCATTAGTCTTATTTCAGTAAGAGATTATTCTGGAGGGATAGAACACATAATTGGAGCAAATGAAGGAATCAAGATGGCTTCCTTGGTTGtgtttgttcttcttggttttccTCTTGCG ATTACCTATAGTGTTCCCTTTGCCGTCACAGCAGAGTTGACTGCTGATTCAGGAGGTGGCCAAG GATTGGCTATAGGAGTTCTAAATCTTGCAATTGTTGTTCctcag ATGATTATATCCCTTGGTTCTGGTCCTTGGGATGCTCTCTTTGGTGGTGGCAATATCCCTGCGTTTGTTTTGGCTTCCGTGTGTGCTCTTGCCGGTGCTGTCATTGCAACTCTCAAACTGCCAGATCTCTCTAGCAGTTCATTCCAGTCAACAGGTTTTCATATTGGCTAA
- the LOC114423270 gene encoding sucrose transport protein SUC3-like isoform X1: protein MMTGKSDLLSIRVPYKNLHHDSSAPELELVDVNHRNLPPSPPPPNHSPSPPNNTNINAPLLHLVLSCTVAAGVQFGWALQLSLLTPYIQTLGIGHAFSSFIWLCGPITGLVVQPCVGIWSDKCTSRFGRRRPFILAGSLMICLAVILIGFSADIGYVLGDTHEHCRTFKGTRTRAALVFILGFWMLDLANNTVQGPARALLADLSGPDQRNVANAIFCSWMAVGNILGYSSGASGKWNKWFPFLTTRACCEACGNLKAAFLVAVVFLTLCTLVTLYFADEVPLTTASQHHHLSDSSPLLDEQQQNGVDFSKLKPLSVMDESNSKRTENHIEKDTELKHGNFKAGEDHAENVMDGPGAVLVNLLTSLRHLPPAMHSVLVVMALTWLSWFPFFLFDTDWMGREVYHGDPKGDTSEVDLYDQGVREGAFGLLLNSVVLGISSFFIEPMCKWMGAKLVWALSNFIVFVCMAGTAIISLISVRDYSGGIEHIIGANEGIKMASLVVFVLLGFPLAITYSVPFAVTAELTADSGGGQGLAIGVLNLAIVVPQMIISLGSGPWDALFGGGNIPAFVLASVCALAGAVIATLKLPDLSSSSFQSTGFHIG, encoded by the exons ATGATGACGGGGAAGTCTGACTTGTTGTCGATCCGCGTTCCCTACAAGAATCTCCACCACGATTCCTCCGCCCCCGAACTCGAACTCGTCGACGTCAACCACCGCAACTTGCCACCATCACCGCCACCGCCAAATCACTCTCCCTCGCCGCCGAACAACACCAACATCAACGCTCCGTTGCTTCATCTCGTTCTCAGTTGCACCGTCGCCGCCGGCGTCCAATTCGGCTGGGCCTTGCAGCTCTCTCTCTTGACGCCCTACATTCAG ACGTTGGGAATAGGACATGCGTTTTCTTCGTTTATTTGGCTCTGTGGCCCCATTACAGGTCTTGTG GTTCAACCATGCGTTGGTATTTGGAGTGATAAATGTACTTCAAGGTTTGGCAGAAGACGGCCGTTCATTCTGGCAGGATCTCTTATGATATGTCTGGCT GTGATATTAATCGGATTTTCTGCTGACATTGGATATGTATTAGGTGATACACATGAGCATTGCAG AACATTTAAAGGGACCCGAACAAGGGCTGCTCTTGTATTTATTCTTGGGTTCTGGATGCTGGACCTTGCTAACAACACAGTGCAG GGGCCAGCTCGAGCACTTTTGGCTGATCTGTCTG GTCCTGATCAACGCAATGTTGCAAATGCTATATTTTGCTCGTGGATGGCAGTTGGGAACATCCTAGGATATTCTTCAGGTGCTAGTGGAAAGTGGAACAA ATGGTTTCCTTTCTTGACAACTAGAGCTTGCTGTGAAGCCTGTGGCAATCTTAAAGCAGCATTTCTTGTGGCTGTG GTGTTTCTGACATTATGCACACTTGTCACCCTATATTTTGCTGATGAGGTTCCACTTACTACTGCAAGTCAACATCATCACTTGTCAGATTCTTCTCCTTTACTGgatgaacaacaacaaaatggtgttgatttttcaaaattaaagccTTTATCTGTTATGGATGAATCCAATAGTAAGAGAACTGAGAATCACATTGAGAAAGATACAGAGCTGAAGCATGGGAATTTCAAAGCTGGGGAAGATCATGCTGAAAATGTAATGGATGGGCCTGGAGCGGTATTGGTAAACTTGTTGACAAGTTTAAGGCATTTGCCACCTGCCATGCATTCAGTCCTGGTTGTAATGGCTCTCACTTGG TTGTCTTGGTTTCCCTTCTTTCTGTTTGATACGGATTGGATGGGGAGAGAAGTTTATCATGGTGATCCAAAAGGGGACACTTCTGAAGTAGATCTTTATGATCAAGGAGTTAGAGAAGGTGCATTTGGTTTGCTATTGAATTCT GTTGTCCTTGGAATTAGCTCTTTCTTCATTGAACCAATGTGTAAGTGGATGGGTGCAAAATTAGTATGGGCACTGAGCAATTTTATCGTCTTTGTTTGCATGGCTGGCACTGCTATCATTAGTCTTATTTCAGTAAGAGATTATTCTGGAGGGATAGAACACATAATTGGAGCAAATGAAGGAATCAAGATGGCTTCCTTGGTTGtgtttgttcttcttggttttccTCTTGCG ATTACCTATAGTGTTCCCTTTGCCGTCACAGCAGAGTTGACTGCTGATTCAGGAGGTGGCCAAG GATTGGCTATAGGAGTTCTAAATCTTGCAATTGTTGTTCctcag ATGATTATATCCCTTGGTTCTGGTCCTTGGGATGCTCTCTTTGGTGGTGGCAATATCCCTGCGTTTGTTTTGGCTTCCGTGTGTGCTCTTGCCGGTGCTGTCATTGCAACTCTCAAACTGCCAGATCTCTCTAGCAGTTCATTCCAGTCAACAGGTTTTCATATTGGCTAA